Proteins encoded together in one Amphritea japonica ATCC BAA-1530 window:
- a CDS encoding cytochrome C oxidase subunit IV family protein encodes MSKACRSTFAGLKLILLWLLLLILTIATALLAEPYTVTMGLVAIVLAVTAVKAKVLVDSFMGLKDAPLFWRAILLAYAPVLGVIITLTYAF; translated from the coding sequence ATGAGCAAAGCTTGCAGATCAACATTTGCCGGACTGAAGTTAATCCTGTTGTGGTTGCTATTGTTAATATTGACCATCGCTACCGCGCTATTGGCTGAACCTTATACTGTGACGATGGGGTTGGTGGCGATTGTTCTGGCGGTTACCGCGGTAAAAGCAAAAGTGCTGGTGGATTCGTTTATGGGGCTGAAAGATGCGCCTCTGTTTTGGCGAGCTATATTACTGGCGTACGCGCCTGTTTTAGGGGTGATCATCACCCTGACTTACGCCTTCTGA
- a CDS encoding cytochrome c oxidase subunit 3: protein MTAAEIPQSTIEEKMLPGDFAVWLFILAELSVFALLFILYAITRARFPEMFAEGQANININAGLGNTLALLTSSYFVVAAQQALLKHLPKRAVWNIVLALLSACVYLTIKGYEYLHVAELGFGLSSNDFYFFYFGLTAFHMFHVILGMLVLIVLAIKVAKGVYHAERMNEFESGACYWHMVDLLWLILFPLVYVLHGGG from the coding sequence ATGACCGCCGCTGAAATACCGCAGTCAACTATCGAGGAAAAAATGCTGCCGGGTGATTTTGCCGTCTGGCTGTTTATTCTGGCGGAGCTCAGTGTGTTTGCGCTGTTGTTTATTCTCTATGCCATCACACGCGCCCGCTTTCCTGAGATGTTTGCCGAGGGACAGGCGAATATCAACATTAACGCGGGTCTGGGTAATACTCTGGCATTACTGACCAGTAGTTATTTTGTGGTGGCGGCACAGCAGGCTCTGCTTAAACATCTGCCGAAAAGAGCGGTATGGAATATTGTTTTAGCGCTGCTAAGTGCTTGCGTTTATCTGACGATAAAGGGGTATGAGTATCTGCATGTTGCCGAGCTGGGCTTTGGCCTGAGCAGCAATGATTTCTACTTTTTTTACTTCGGTCTGACTGCATTTCATATGTTCCATGTGATTCTGGGGATGTTGGTGTTAATTGTTCTGGCGATTAAAGTTGCTAAGGGCGTTTACCATGCTGAACGTATGAATGAATTTGAAAGCGGCGCCTGCTATTGGCATATGGTGGATCTACTCTGGTTGATTCTGTTTCCACTGGTTTATGTGTTACACGGCGGAGGTTAA
- a CDS encoding 4Fe-4S binding protein, whose product MLQPQQLYRNLSRTAFFILFLIAPITDLFRYDLTEGHFILFGQPLGLGIDEAIAGATDTDAAFQILIRVLLPIVILVATGIWVAAKYGRLYCGWLCPHFSVVELINGLMQKLIGRPTVWEKGSKPHSGIAWLMLVCSSTLMALVWSIGLLGYLVPPGELYQDLLQMQLGGGSAIFISVATLVFLCDFLFARHLFCKFGCALGVMQSLLWMANPRALMVSFDSQRADLCKDCNSACDAACPMRLPARSIKRRKFTCTQCSECIHACNEVQKGNPEGGLLHWTPGDQRRNADRDRMIPVINIEKPNEDK is encoded by the coding sequence ATGCTTCAACCTCAACAGCTTTATCGCAATTTAAGCCGCACCGCTTTTTTTATCCTGTTTCTGATCGCACCGATTACTGATCTGTTTCGTTATGATTTGACGGAAGGGCACTTTATTCTCTTTGGTCAGCCATTAGGATTAGGTATCGATGAGGCTATTGCCGGGGCGACGGATACGGATGCCGCGTTTCAGATCCTGATACGGGTGCTGTTACCGATTGTTATACTGGTTGCTACCGGAATCTGGGTCGCTGCTAAATATGGTCGCCTGTATTGTGGCTGGTTATGCCCGCATTTCTCAGTGGTAGAGCTGATTAACGGGCTGATGCAAAAGCTGATTGGCCGACCAACTGTCTGGGAAAAAGGCAGTAAGCCTCACAGTGGGATTGCCTGGCTGATGCTGGTCTGCAGCAGTACGCTGATGGCGTTGGTCTGGTCGATAGGTTTACTGGGTTATCTGGTGCCCCCAGGGGAGCTGTATCAGGACTTGCTGCAGATGCAATTAGGCGGCGGTAGTGCGATTTTTATCAGTGTAGCGACGCTGGTCTTTCTCTGTGACTTTCTGTTTGCTCGTCATCTGTTCTGCAAGTTTGGCTGCGCCCTGGGGGTGATGCAAAGCTTGCTCTGGATGGCTAATCCTAGAGCGTTGATGGTGAGCTTTGACAGTCAGCGAGCTGATCTGTGCAAAGACTGTAACAGCGCCTGCGATGCTGCCTGTCCTATGCGGCTACCGGCGCGCAGTATCAAGCGTCGCAAGTTTACCTGCACTCAATGTAGTGAATGTATTCATGCCTGCAATGAAGTGCAGAAAGGTAACCCTGAAGGCGGATTATTACACTGGACGCCGGGAGATCAGCGTCGGAATGCGGACAGGGATCGGATGATTCCAGTCATCAATATTGAAAAGCCTAACGAGGATAAGTGA
- a CDS encoding cbb3-type cytochrome c oxidase subunit I, whose product MKYSSQSVAKPYFIAAIGLFVGQILFGVIMGLQYVIGDFMFPEIPFNVARMVHTNLLIVWLLFGFMGASYFMVPEESQTELYSPKLALILFWVFLVAGALTIVGYLAVPYATLAKITGNDLLPTMGREFLEQPTITKIGIVIVVLGFIFNIGMTILRGRKTVISMVLLMGLVGLAVFFLFSFYNPTNLVLDKMFWWWVVHLWVEGVWELILGSILAFTLIKITGVDREVIEKWLYIIIAMALITGLLGTGHHYFFIGTPDYWLWIGSVFSAMEPIPFFMMTLFAFNMVNKRRRQHPNRAATLWALGTGVMAFLGAGVWGFLHTLAPVNYYTHGSQITAAHGHMAFYGAYVMIVLTMISYAMPILNGRDAANSNKSQVVEMWGFWLMTVSMVFITLFLTGAGILQVYLQRYSETPQAFMVVQDQLAMFYWLREGAGLIFLIGLITYITSFFVKGEEARLTPAENVVSS is encoded by the coding sequence ATGAAGTATTCATCACAGTCAGTTGCCAAACCGTATTTTATTGCGGCAATTGGCCTGTTTGTCGGACAGATTCTGTTCGGTGTCATTATGGGATTGCAGTATGTAATCGGGGACTTCATGTTTCCTGAAATCCCGTTTAACGTTGCCCGTATGGTGCATACCAACCTGTTGATCGTATGGCTGCTGTTTGGCTTTATGGGTGCATCATATTTCATGGTGCCGGAAGAGTCGCAGACCGAGCTGTATTCGCCCAAGCTGGCGCTCATTCTGTTCTGGGTCTTCCTGGTAGCTGGCGCTCTGACGATTGTTGGTTATCTGGCAGTGCCTTATGCAACGCTGGCAAAAATTACCGGTAATGACCTGTTACCAACCATGGGACGAGAGTTTCTGGAGCAGCCGACCATTACCAAAATAGGTATTGTGATCGTGGTGCTGGGCTTTATCTTCAATATCGGTATGACTATCCTGCGTGGACGTAAGACCGTCATCTCAATGGTGTTGCTGATGGGGCTGGTGGGTCTGGCCGTCTTCTTCCTGTTCTCTTTCTACAATCCTACCAACCTGGTGTTGGATAAGATGTTCTGGTGGTGGGTTGTTCATCTCTGGGTAGAGGGTGTATGGGAACTGATTCTGGGCTCCATTCTGGCCTTTACGCTGATTAAGATTACCGGCGTCGACCGCGAAGTTATCGAGAAGTGGTTGTACATCATTATTGCCATGGCGCTGATTACTGGTCTATTAGGTACTGGTCACCACTACTTCTTCATCGGTACGCCAGATTACTGGCTGTGGATCGGTTCTGTATTCTCTGCAATGGAACCTATACCGTTCTTCATGATGACTTTGTTTGCATTCAATATGGTGAATAAACGTCGCCGTCAGCATCCTAACCGTGCCGCTACACTCTGGGCACTGGGAACCGGTGTAATGGCATTCCTTGGGGCCGGTGTCTGGGGCTTCCTGCATACGCTGGCGCCGGTGAATTACTACACTCACGGTTCTCAGATCACTGCAGCGCACGGTCATATGGCATTCTACGGTGCTTACGTCATGATCGTCCTGACGATGATCTCTTACGCGATGCCTATTTTGAATGGGCGTGATGCGGCGAACAGCAATAAATCTCAGGTTGTTGAGATGTGGGGTTTCTGGCTGATGACGGTGTCCATGGTGTTTATCACCCTGTTCCTGACCGGTGCCGGTATCCTGCAGGTATATCTGCAGCGTTATAGTGAAACACCGCAGGCTTTCATGGTGGTGCAGGATCAACTCGCGATGTTCTATTGGCTGCGTGAAGGAGCTGGCCTGATCTTCCTGATCGGTCTGATTACCTATATCACAAGCTTCTTCGTTAAAGGTGAAGAAGCGCGTCTGACACCTGCTGAAAATGTAGTGTCCAGCTAA
- a CDS encoding c-type cytochrome: MNQTFTKSMARNIFYGGSLFFLLMLIGLSTHTVTVLPERDNRQNITPEVALGKKVWEDNNCIGCHTLLGEGAYFAPELGNVYERFGRSKEAIKGFIKSRPVDGIPGRRSMPQFNLSEEELDAIAEFLKYSSEIDTNNWPPNIQG; this comes from the coding sequence ATGAATCAAACATTTACCAAGTCGATGGCCAGAAATATCTTCTACGGCGGGAGTCTTTTTTTCCTGCTGATGTTGATTGGTTTGTCCACGCATACGGTGACGGTGCTCCCAGAACGGGATAATCGTCAGAATATTACACCGGAGGTTGCTCTGGGTAAGAAAGTCTGGGAAGACAATAACTGTATCGGTTGTCATACCCTGCTGGGCGAGGGGGCATATTTTGCGCCTGAGCTGGGGAATGTGTATGAGCGTTTTGGTCGCAGTAAAGAGGCGATCAAAGGGTTTATTAAGAGCCGTCCTGTTGACGGTATTCCCGGTCGTCGCAGCATGCCTCAGTTTAACCTGAGTGAGGAAGAGCTGGACGCTATTGCAGAATTCCTGAAGTACTCTTCAGAAATTGATACTAACAACTGGCCACCAAATATTCAGGGCTAA
- a CDS encoding tetratricopeptide repeat protein: MKKIISTGLGLVFTSLLSGCIGGNANLSPTVEDRSVSGSEVAIDRNAGSGTAVATPVDTGQGFTVVTSEVAAPAPVTKRNPAVVALLDGARQQQNQGEYRAAQSSLERAQRIAPRDPQVYLQLADLRRQQGQYLQAEQLALKGLALARGRSGMERKLWFLIADIRTDGGDHQGAADARSRANLI; this comes from the coding sequence ATGAAAAAAATTATCAGTACAGGCCTTGGGCTGGTGTTTACCTCGTTGCTGAGTGGGTGTATCGGCGGTAATGCCAATCTGAGCCCAACGGTAGAAGATCGCTCTGTGTCAGGGAGCGAAGTGGCGATTGATCGTAATGCGGGTTCCGGCACTGCGGTGGCGACGCCGGTAGATACCGGTCAGGGCTTTACTGTAGTGACCAGTGAAGTGGCGGCTCCGGCGCCTGTAACTAAGCGAAATCCTGCGGTAGTTGCGTTGTTAGACGGTGCCCGTCAGCAGCAGAATCAGGGCGAATATCGTGCGGCTCAAAGCAGTTTAGAACGGGCGCAGCGAATTGCGCCCCGCGATCCACAGGTGTATCTGCAATTGGCGGATCTGCGGCGCCAGCAGGGACAGTACCTGCAGGCTGAACAACTGGCTTTAAAAGGCCTGGCTCTGGCCAGGGGACGTTCTGGAATGGAGCGTAAATTGTGGTTTTTGATCGCTGATATTCGTACTGATGGGGGTGATCATCAGGGTGCAGCAGATGCGCGCTCCAGAGCTAATCTGATCTGA
- the mrcB gene encoding penicillin-binding protein 1B, whose protein sequence is MAKKRGAASSRSQKSRKTPPKKSSWKRRLFKLLLKLTLVVLVVAGAGLVYLDAQVKAKFEGKRWALPAKVYARPLELFPGQNLSREDLKIELKGLGYQFTAQASQPGSAEWASSRARVYTRGFDFPDGPEDARKLLIEFRGDQLSAIRDASGRSLPLARLEPALIGGIYPRDNEDRDLIQLSEAPQHLVDALIAIEDRNYYNHYGVSPRGIARAMVANVKAKRFVQGGSTLTQQLIKNFYLSSERSLSRKLAEIPMAMLLDLHYSKDEILEAYLNEVYLGQEGARAIHGFGLASQYFFAQPIRELKLHQVALLAAMVKGPSYYDPRRHPQRAIQRRNLVLQVLQEQGNITAAERFKAEQQSLGVVKQQSLLKGAYPAYMDLVKRQLREEYPEEALSSEGLRVFTALDPIAQIRAERSLVEVVAKLQKRHGKPVKELEGSMVVSNPLSGEVLAVVGGRNTRYQGFNRALDALRPVGSLIKPAVYLTALEEGYTLSSIIEDEPVDVQLPNGDVWQPKNYSRSSHGLVPLHSALAHSYNQSTARLGLEVGTGKVVDMLKRLGLQRDVKAYPSMLLGSTALSPLEVAQLYQTIAGNGFQVPMRAIRMVTDSHNEELSRYPFSIMQTVAGGPVHLIQYALQEVVTEGTARSVYSRLPRELVVAGKTGTTNDQRDSWFAGFAGDRLAVVWLGLDDNKPLPLTGSSGALRVWTEFMKQSRPQPFMAERPEDIEYHWVEDATGLMSGEGCEGARQLPFIKGSEPQESSGCGDTIVSNPLELFKRWFRSE, encoded by the coding sequence ATGGCAAAAAAGAGAGGGGCAGCTTCATCCCGTTCCCAAAAGAGTCGCAAAACGCCGCCAAAAAAGTCGTCCTGGAAGCGACGTCTTTTTAAATTACTATTGAAATTAACGCTGGTTGTCCTGGTCGTAGCCGGGGCAGGGCTGGTTTATCTTGATGCGCAGGTGAAAGCTAAGTTTGAGGGCAAGCGCTGGGCCTTACCTGCGAAAGTTTATGCTCGTCCGCTGGAGCTCTTTCCGGGGCAAAATCTCAGCCGAGAAGACCTGAAAATTGAGTTAAAAGGACTGGGTTATCAGTTTACCGCCCAGGCCTCTCAGCCAGGCAGCGCAGAATGGGCCAGTTCCAGAGCACGGGTTTACACCCGAGGCTTTGACTTTCCCGATGGCCCAGAGGATGCCCGTAAGTTGTTGATCGAGTTTCGTGGTGATCAGCTGAGTGCGATCCGTGATGCCTCTGGCAGATCGTTGCCGCTGGCGCGTTTAGAACCTGCGCTGATTGGGGGAATCTACCCCAGAGACAATGAAGACCGGGATCTGATTCAGCTCTCTGAGGCACCACAGCATCTGGTTGATGCGCTTATCGCTATTGAAGACCGTAACTATTACAACCATTACGGCGTGTCTCCCCGGGGTATCGCCCGGGCGATGGTGGCTAATGTTAAGGCTAAGCGTTTTGTTCAGGGAGGCAGTACCCTGACTCAGCAGCTGATTAAGAACTTCTATCTGAGCTCAGAGCGTTCGTTGAGCCGTAAGCTGGCAGAGATTCCGATGGCGATGCTGCTGGACCTGCATTACAGCAAAGATGAAATTCTGGAGGCCTACCTGAATGAGGTCTATCTGGGACAGGAGGGTGCACGAGCGATTCACGGATTCGGTCTGGCCAGTCAGTATTTCTTTGCGCAGCCGATTCGGGAGCTAAAGTTACATCAGGTTGCACTGCTGGCTGCAATGGTAAAAGGCCCTTCTTATTATGATCCCAGACGGCATCCGCAACGTGCAATTCAGCGCCGTAACCTGGTACTTCAAGTGTTGCAGGAGCAGGGCAATATAACAGCGGCAGAACGATTCAAAGCTGAACAGCAGTCCCTGGGTGTGGTGAAACAACAAAGTCTGTTGAAAGGAGCCTATCCGGCCTATATGGATCTGGTGAAACGCCAGCTGCGGGAAGAGTATCCGGAAGAAGCACTGAGTAGCGAAGGTTTACGGGTCTTTACTGCGCTTGATCCGATCGCACAGATACGTGCTGAGCGTAGTCTGGTTGAGGTAGTTGCCAAACTGCAAAAACGCCATGGCAAGCCGGTGAAAGAGCTGGAAGGCAGTATGGTGGTGAGTAATCCTCTGAGTGGCGAAGTGTTGGCAGTTGTGGGGGGACGGAATACCCGCTATCAGGGGTTTAACCGGGCCCTGGATGCTTTGCGGCCGGTCGGATCGCTGATTAAACCGGCGGTTTACCTGACCGCGCTGGAGGAAGGATATACGCTGTCTTCGATCATAGAGGACGAACCGGTCGATGTGCAGTTACCCAATGGTGATGTATGGCAACCGAAAAACTATAGTCGTAGTAGTCATGGCCTGGTGCCGTTGCACAGTGCCTTGGCGCATTCTTATAACCAGTCGACCGCCCGTTTGGGGCTTGAGGTGGGGACCGGGAAAGTAGTTGATATGCTCAAACGGTTGGGGCTTCAGCGAGATGTGAAAGCCTATCCGTCGATGTTGCTTGGGTCTACAGCGCTGTCGCCGCTGGAAGTCGCGCAGCTGTATCAGACTATCGCAGGGAATGGCTTTCAGGTGCCGATGCGAGCGATTCGAATGGTCACCGATAGTCATAATGAGGAACTATCCCGCTATCCGTTCAGCATTATGCAGACCGTAGCCGGTGGTCCGGTGCATCTGATTCAGTATGCTTTGCAGGAGGTTGTCACGGAAGGAACGGCCCGTTCGGTTTACAGTCGCTTACCCAGAGAGTTGGTTGTGGCGGGGAAGACCGGCACCACTAATGATCAGCGGGACAGTTGGTTTGCCGGCTTTGCTGGTGATCGTTTGGCGGTAGTTTGGCTGGGGCTGGATGATAATAAGCCGTTGCCACTGACAGGTAGTAGCGGTGCATTGCGAGTCTGGACTGAGTTCATGAAGCAGTCGCGGCCCCAGCCATTTATGGCAGAAAGGCCTGAAGATATCGAGTATCATTGGGTGGAAGATGCTACCGGACTAATGTCTGGAGAAGGCTGTGAAGGAGCCCGGCAACTGCCCTTTATTAAGGGGTCAGAGCCACAGGAATCATCCGGCTGTGGTGATACTATCGTTAGTAATCCGCTTGAATTGTTCAAGCGCTGGTTCAGATCGGAATAA
- a CDS encoding AAA family ATPase, producing MTQALITALSDPNNYPHPVTDIRVIETHISWVILTGEIAYKIKKPVNFGFLDFTSLESRKHYCNEELRLNQRLAPDIYQQVVSICGSAANPSLTHSELTSSELTEEPFEYAVQMRQFDDSLRLDRLLEKSALTAEHIDALSQQIANFHLQVPHASTDGPWGEPDTIWNVVSDNFLHTGEHLDTLDDWMELQQLAYQISQQFRSLTPKIEQRKREGNIRECHGDLHLANTTLLDDQVRLFDCIEFNLEFRWIDTICDLAFLLMDLEANQQQQLSHRALNRYLELTGDYDGTQLLNFYKGYRAMVRAKVSMIGAERDLQEYHRYIKLALSYANKPSPVLFLMHGVSGSGKSYISQQLLERSGAIRIRSDIERKRLHRELSLKGDNLELYGHEMNVHTYNHLKALTLKLLKVGESVIVDATFIRERTRTSYIQMAEKLSIEIRIISCSCNQALMEQRLERRQQEGIDPSDANVEIMRQQQSSKQPLSKAEQAFSYNVNSNAAEPIKNLCELIRQDPLIALPLS from the coding sequence ATGACTCAAGCACTGATCACAGCCCTGTCAGATCCAAACAATTATCCTCATCCGGTCACTGATATCCGGGTGATTGAGACGCATATCTCCTGGGTAATTCTGACAGGCGAGATTGCTTACAAAATCAAAAAGCCCGTCAATTTCGGGTTCCTTGATTTTACCAGCCTGGAGAGTCGCAAACACTACTGTAATGAAGAACTACGCCTTAATCAGCGATTAGCCCCCGATATTTATCAGCAGGTTGTGTCTATTTGTGGCTCTGCGGCAAATCCCAGCTTAACGCATAGCGAATTAACTTCATCTGAACTGACCGAAGAACCTTTCGAATATGCAGTGCAGATGCGACAGTTTGATGATTCTCTGCGCTTAGACCGCCTATTAGAGAAAAGTGCCCTGACGGCTGAACATATTGACGCACTGAGCCAGCAAATCGCAAACTTTCATCTTCAGGTCCCCCATGCCAGCACGGATGGTCCCTGGGGAGAGCCAGACACAATCTGGAACGTAGTGAGTGATAACTTTCTCCATACCGGTGAGCACCTGGATACACTGGATGACTGGATGGAACTGCAGCAACTGGCTTATCAGATCAGTCAGCAGTTTCGCAGCCTGACACCGAAAATAGAGCAGCGTAAACGGGAAGGCAATATTCGTGAGTGCCACGGCGATCTGCACTTGGCGAATACAACCCTGCTGGATGATCAGGTGCGATTATTTGACTGTATCGAATTCAATCTTGAATTTCGCTGGATTGATACCATCTGCGATCTGGCATTTTTGTTGATGGACCTTGAAGCCAACCAGCAGCAACAACTTTCTCATCGCGCCCTGAACCGTTATCTGGAGCTAACCGGCGACTACGACGGCACTCAACTACTCAACTTCTATAAGGGTTATCGGGCGATGGTCCGGGCCAAAGTCTCGATGATCGGCGCCGAACGGGATCTGCAGGAATACCACCGCTATATCAAACTGGCCCTGAGTTACGCCAATAAGCCTTCACCGGTATTATTCCTGATGCACGGCGTTTCTGGCAGTGGTAAAAGTTATATCAGCCAGCAACTGCTCGAACGCAGTGGCGCCATCCGCATCCGCTCAGATATTGAACGTAAGCGGTTGCACCGGGAACTCAGTCTGAAAGGAGACAATCTGGAGCTCTATGGGCATGAGATGAATGTACACACATACAATCACCTCAAAGCGCTGACGCTAAAGCTACTTAAAGTGGGTGAGTCGGTTATTGTTGATGCGACGTTTATCCGGGAACGTACCCGTACCAGCTATATTCAGATGGCCGAAAAACTCAGCATCGAAATCCGCATCATCTCCTGCAGCTGTAATCAGGCACTGATGGAGCAACGCCTTGAACGACGTCAGCAGGAAGGCATCGACCCTTCGGATGCGAATGTCGAGATCATGCGACAACAACAGAGTAGTAAACAACCCTTATCCAAAGCAGAGCAGGCCTTCAGCTACAACGTAAATAGCAACGCTGCAGAACCGATAAAAAACCTCTGTGAGCTGATCAGACAGGATCCGCTGATCGCCCTGCCTCTCAGCTAA
- a CDS encoding heme ABC transporter ATP-binding protein, whose amino-acid sequence MLTASHLSLSRQGKLLLQGMNLELKPGEVTVLLGPNGAGKSSLLGLLSGQHSPDSGSVLLDEQPVAGLDPQLRACYLAMYTQQQPLSFSFRVEEVVALGCYPLQLDAVAMTERVKYYLTQFELDQLAQRQYTRLSGGEQQRVQVARVMAQVGDQCRVLLLDEPVSEMDLKYQQLLMQRIRQVAATGVAVCCVLHDLNLAAQLADQVVLLQNGQMLASGAVDEVMTESCLSDLYQVMVRKVDTETGPLFSSR is encoded by the coding sequence ATGCTAACAGCAAGTCACCTGAGTCTGAGTCGACAAGGTAAATTATTACTTCAGGGTATGAATCTAGAGCTTAAACCGGGTGAAGTGACGGTATTGCTGGGGCCTAATGGCGCTGGAAAATCCAGTTTATTAGGTTTGTTATCCGGGCAACATTCTCCGGATAGCGGCTCTGTATTATTAGACGAGCAGCCGGTGGCAGGGCTTGACCCACAACTGCGTGCTTGCTATCTGGCAATGTATACTCAGCAGCAGCCATTAAGCTTTTCTTTTCGGGTTGAAGAGGTGGTGGCACTGGGCTGCTATCCATTACAACTGGACGCCGTGGCGATGACTGAGCGGGTGAAATACTACCTGACGCAGTTTGAGCTGGATCAGTTGGCGCAACGTCAGTACACCAGGCTGTCAGGAGGCGAACAGCAGCGGGTTCAGGTTGCTCGGGTGATGGCGCAGGTGGGTGATCAGTGTCGGGTGCTGCTATTGGATGAGCCTGTCAGCGAGATGGATCTGAAATACCAGCAACTGCTGATGCAGCGTATCCGGCAGGTAGCGGCCACAGGTGTCGCAGTTTGCTGTGTCTTGCATGATCTGAATCTGGCAGCCCAGCTGGCGGATCAGGTTGTGTTATTGCAGAACGGACAGATGCTGGCTTCAGGCGCGGTCGACGAGGTGATGACAGAATCGTGCTTAAGCGATCTGTATCAGGTGATGGTACGCAAGGTGGATACGGAAACCGGTCCATTGTTCAGTAGCCGATAA
- a CDS encoding FecCD family ABC transporter permease, protein MNDMKISGLFWLMLPLVMGLSLITGPVSVDLTEVFGDSVASQVFWQLRVPRLLLTLLAGALLAMTGAAAQSLFRNPLADPGLVGISAGAALSAGVVMVLLGSSVTLLGGLLLPLAAFAGGVVTTLLVARLAVTLQGISVTNMLLCGIAINAIALAGLGGLKYFAADNELRQLSFWLLGSLNHSRWQDLLVLLVAALPVLWLLPRYGQKLNLLLLGEQQASLLGLDVVRCKRVMILLIALGVGAVVALTGIIGFVGLVVPHLVRLLTGPDNRRLLPLSGLLGAVLLTVADILSRLLVSPAELPVGIVTALVGGPFFLLLLSRRKQESGIC, encoded by the coding sequence ATGAACGATATGAAAATCAGTGGATTATTCTGGCTGATGTTGCCGTTGGTGATGGGTTTATCGCTGATTACGGGGCCTGTGTCCGTTGATTTGACAGAGGTGTTTGGAGATTCGGTCGCCAGTCAGGTGTTCTGGCAGCTGCGGGTGCCGCGTTTGTTGCTGACGCTGTTAGCCGGAGCTCTGTTGGCCATGACCGGTGCAGCTGCTCAATCGCTGTTCAGGAATCCCCTTGCGGATCCTGGTCTGGTCGGTATTTCTGCAGGAGCAGCGTTGAGTGCTGGTGTAGTGATGGTGCTATTGGGCAGCTCAGTGACGTTATTGGGTGGATTACTGTTGCCGTTGGCTGCCTTTGCCGGAGGGGTGGTAACGACGTTGCTGGTGGCTCGGTTAGCCGTCACCTTGCAGGGGATCTCTGTCACTAATATGTTGCTCTGTGGTATTGCGATTAATGCGATTGCCCTCGCTGGGCTGGGTGGGTTGAAGTACTTTGCTGCCGATAATGAATTGCGGCAGTTGAGTTTCTGGTTGCTGGGTAGTCTGAACCATAGTCGCTGGCAGGATCTTTTGGTGTTGCTGGTGGCGGCATTACCCGTTTTATGGTTGTTGCCCCGTTATGGTCAGAAATTAAATTTGCTGTTACTGGGAGAGCAGCAAGCGAGCCTGTTAGGTCTGGATGTTGTGCGCTGTAAACGAGTGATGATTCTGCTGATTGCTCTGGGCGTCGGTGCGGTCGTAGCGTTGACCGGTATTATCGGCTTTGTCGGATTGGTGGTGCCTCATCTGGTGCGCCTGCTGACAGGCCCGGATAACCGCCGACTATTGCCGTTATCGGGTTTGCTGGGCGCAGTGTTACTGACCGTAGCGGATATTCTTTCCCGTCTGTTGGTCTCTCCGGCGGAACTGCCGGTGGGGATAGTCACTGCGCTGGTGGGCGGGCCGTTCTTTCTGTTATTACTGAGCCGACGTAAACAGGAGTCAGGTATATGCTAA
- a CDS encoding energy transducer TonB: MNSLLAALIESRIFLITIFLSGAVHLTLIGSGWLEDKASPALGGQSLAIKVTENRSVATATVEKMLENGPPAIPEVGAHKAEPKTEGAKTEVSKIIPKTSQKPVIKTTQSNTSIQRLSEKSAVSPTAPATTEVLPPPEPRVTRVDDPIVSPKQQAVSAPETIPAAPVYQSNPVFRQPPTPPRYPRLARKRGVEGQVMLRVNIGQDGNAQEVLIEQSSGSELLDRAARKAVQQWQFMPAQAGGIAVASYVRIPVDFVLETR, translated from the coding sequence GTGAACAGCCTGCTGGCGGCTCTGATTGAGTCGCGCATATTCCTCATAACCATCTTTCTGTCTGGCGCGGTACACCTGACGCTGATCGGTAGTGGTTGGTTGGAAGATAAGGCTTCCCCCGCTTTAGGAGGCCAGAGTTTGGCGATTAAAGTGACCGAAAACCGTTCTGTTGCCACCGCTACTGTTGAAAAAATGCTGGAAAACGGACCGCCTGCAATACCTGAAGTTGGCGCACATAAAGCTGAGCCCAAAACAGAGGGGGCCAAAACAGAGGTCTCAAAAATTATACCTAAGACTTCCCAAAAGCCGGTTATAAAAACGACTCAATCAAACACTTCAATCCAGCGGTTATCTGAAAAGAGTGCCGTTTCCCCGACCGCTCCGGCGACTACTGAGGTGCTTCCGCCGCCAGAGCCACGGGTTACCCGGGTCGATGATCCCATAGTTTCTCCCAAACAACAGGCCGTCTCTGCACCTGAGACTATTCCGGCCGCGCCAGTGTATCAGTCGAATCCAGTGTTTCGTCAGCCACCAACGCCGCCCCGGTATCCACGTTTAGCCCGCAAACGGGGTGTTGAGGGGCAGGTAATGTTACGGGTAAATATTGGTCAGGATGGTAATGCCCAAGAGGTGCTTATAGAGCAGAGCTCGGGTTCTGAGCTCTTAGACCGTGCGGCCCGCAAGGCGGTTCAGCAATGGCAATTTATGCCCGCTCAAGCGGGTGGAATTGCGGTAGCGTCTTACGTTCGCATCCCGGTTGATTTTGTATTGGAGACACGTTGA